The Bubalus bubalis isolate 160015118507 breed Murrah chromosome 1, NDDB_SH_1, whole genome shotgun sequence genome includes a region encoding these proteins:
- the LOC123332539 gene encoding lingual antimicrobial peptide-like translates to MRLHHLLLVLLFVVLSSVSGFTQGISDFLSCQRNGGICVPICPRRMRQIGNCLGSRVKCCR, encoded by the exons ATGAGGCTCCATCACCTGCTCCTCGTGCTCCTCTTCGTGGTCCTGTCTTCTGTGTCAG GATTTACTCAAGGAATAAGTGATTTTCTAAGCTGCCAGAGGAATGGAGGCATCTGTGTGCCGATATGCCCTAGACGCATGAGACAGATTGGCAACTGTTTAGGGTCCCGAGTAAAATGCTGCAGGTAA